The Thermomonospora curvata DSM 43183 DNA segment CGGCACGGCGAACGGCACCGCCACGACCACCAGATACCAGCGGAGCGGGAAGCGCCCGCGCAGGGCCATGCCCAAAAGATCGCGCAGTTCCCGCCGGCCTCCCCGCAGCGCGGCCAGCGCGCACGCCGTCAACGCCGGGGCGAGGATCCCGCCCAGCGCGAACAGCCCCGTCAGGCCGGGGTCGAAGGGCTCGCCGCGCCGCGCCGCCACGACGGGAGGCGCATAACACAGCCAGGTGGCGGCGATGGTCACGCCGTAGAACCACAGCAGGCCGCCGACATCCCTGTGCGTTCCGTTCCCTCGCATCGACCGCTCCGTTTTTATTTCGAACGTCCGTGTTACATCCGGTACGCTACCACCATGCCGCGAGTGGTCGATCATGAAGCCCGGCGGGCCGAGATCATCTCCGCCGTCCTGGCGCTGGTGGCCGAGGAGGGCGCAGAAGGCGTGACGGTCCGCCGGGCGGCCGCCGCCGCGGGGCTGTCCACCGGCGCCCTGGCGCACTACTTCGCCGACAAGGACGAGCTGCTGGCCGCCGCCTTCGTCGAGGTCGCCCGGCGGGTCGGCCGCAGGGTGGCGGCCGTCTCCGCCGAACGGGACCCCGCCGACCTGCTGCACCATGCGATCACCGCGGTGCTGCCGCTGGACGCCGAACGGCGCGCCGAGGCCCGCGCCTGGCTGGCCTTCCTGGACCGGGCCCTGGTCCGGCAGGAGGTCGCGGCGCTGCAGCGCGAGGTCTATGCGCGCTGGCGGCGGCAGTACGCCGAGATCCTCCGGGCCGGCCGGCGCGCCGGCGTCTTCCGCGCCGACCTGGACTGCGAGGCGACCGCGGCCTGGCTCATCGCCGTGGCCGACGGGCTCACCCTGCAGCTGGTCTTCGACCCCGCGGCACTGGCCGCCGACGCCGTGGAGAAGCTGATCGCCTCCCACATCGACGCCCTGCGGCCCCGCTGAGCCGCCCCGGGCCTCCTGCTCAGTCCTCCACGACCAGGATCTCCAGGGCGCGCGGGCCGTGCACCCCGGGCGCCCGTTCCAGCTCCACATCGAAGGTGGTCGCCGGGCCGCTGATCCAGGTCAGCGGGCGGCAGGGGTCCAGGCGGGCGATCGCCTCGGGCACCGTGCCGACGATCTGGTCGGCGTGCACCACGCACAGGTGGTAGTCGGGCACCAGCGTCAGCGCCCGGCGGCCCTGCGCCCGGCCGCCGTCCAGCACGACCGTGCCGGTGCGGGCCACCGCCACCGCGCAGCCGGTCACCACCCCGTCGGCGCTCTGCAGCACGGACGTCGCCAGCGCGCCGCCGGAGTCGGCCACCGCCTCCACCCCCTCCAGCTGGGACAGCCAGCCGTAGGGCAGATCGGGGGGCACCACGATGCGCTTGGTCTCCCGGGCCCACAATGCGGCGGCGATCGCGGTGGCCAGCTCATCGGCGCTCACATGGCGGACGGCCGCCCGCTGCTCGGCGATCCGCTCGCTGAACAGGGCGATCACATCGGCGCGCTCGGCGGCCTCCTGGCCGGTGAGCCGGTGGTGATAGTCCCGGGGGACCTGCGGGAGGGCGCCGTCGCCCTTGCCGAGCGCCCGGCGCACCCGCTGCAGGATCTGTTCTCTGCTCACCTGCGCCTCCAGCGGAAGCGGAAGGGGTCGCGGGGCGGGGCGGGCAGGTCGCGGGCCTCGGTCCACTTGCCCAGCAGGCCCGGCAGGCGCTGGATGCGGCCGTCCCGCGCCAGCAGCCGGGCCCAGCGCACTCCCCGGCGGAGCGTGGACTCATACCGCCGCCGGTCGCTCATCGCCCAGGCCAGGGTGCGCATCAGCACCATCTCCGGCGGCGGCACCGGCAGGCTGCGGCGCGCCTGGACGACCTTGCCGCGCAGGTGCACCAGCACACCCGGGATGTCGATCTCCACCGGGCAGACGTCGCCGCACGCCCCGCACAACGTGGAGGCGAACGGCAGCGACGCCTCGGCGGCGCCGTCCACCCCGCGGGTCTGCGGCGTCCAGACCGCGCCGATCGGACCGGACAGCTCCCCTCCCCCGGCGGCGGCGTAGGCGGCGCCGCCGGTGCGTTCGTACACCGGGCACACCGGCAGGCAGGCCGCGCAGCGGATGCAGCGCAGGGCCGACCGCCCCACCCGGTCGGCCAGCATCGCGGTGCGGCCGTTGTCCAGCAGCACCAGATGCATGCGGGCGGGACCGTCGTGCTCTGACACCCCGGTCCAGGTGCTGACGTACGGGCTCATCCGCTCGCCGGCGGCCGCGCGCGGCAGCAGCTGCAGCACCACCTCCAGGTCCCGCCAGGACGGCACCACCTGGTCGATGCCCAGCACGCAGATCAGCGTCTCGGGCACGGTCAGGCACACCCGGCCGCCGCCGTCGCCCTCCGGCAGCACCAGCGTGCCGGTCTCGGCCACGGCGAAGGCCGGCCCGATGACGGCGATGCGGGCCGACAGCAGCCGCTCGCGCGTCTGGGCGCGCACGGCGTCGGCCAGCTCGGCCGGATCGGTGCCCAGTTCCTCGGGCACGCCGGGCAGCCTGCGCACCAGCAGCCGGTGGATCTCGGCGCGGTCGCGGTGGATCGCCGGCAGCAGAAAGTGCGCCGGGTGGTCCTCCCCCGCCAGGTGCAGCACCAGCTCGCCCAGCCCGGTGTGCACGGCGGCGATCCCGGCCCGCTCCAGCGCCCGCTCCAGGCCGATCTCCCCCAGCACCGGGGCCGGGGCCTTGATCACCTCGGTCTGCCCGCCGGCCCGCACCAGGTCGATCACGATCCGGGCGGCCTCGGCGCCGGTGGCGGCCCAGTGCACGGTGCCGCCGGCGTCGGTGACGGCCTGCTCCAAGGTCTCCAGCTGGGTGTCCAGCGACAGCAGGGCGCGGTCGCGGACGGCGCGGCCCGCCCGGCGCAGCCGCTCCCAGTCGGGAGCCTCGGCGGTGGCGGCGGCCCGGCGGCGGCGCAGCGCCGCCATGGCCCGGCTCAGGTTGTGGCGCCGGCCGGTGTCGGCCAGCGCCTGCCGGGCCGCGACGGCGAACTTCGAGGGTGCGGGCGGGAGCGGGCTCATGAGGTGTGCTCCGTGGCGGCCAGGATCTCTGCCAGGTGCATCGTGCGCACGCCGCTGCGCAGCCGCGACAGCGCGCCGCCGATGTGGGTCAGGCAGGAGTTGTCGACCGCGCAGACCACCTCGGCGGCGCTGTGCCGGATGTGGCGGACCTTGTCGGCGACCATGGCCACCGACACGTCCGGGTTCTTCATCGCGAAGGTGCCGCCGAAGCCGCAGCACTCCTCGGCCGCCGGCAGCTCGGCCAGCTCCAGCCCGCGCACCGCGCGCAGCAGCCGCAGCGGGCGGTCCCCCAGCTGCAGCGCCCGCAGCGAGTGGCAGGTGGGGTGGTAGGCGACCCGGTGCGGGAAATAGGCGCCCACGTCCACCGTGCCCAGCACGTCCACCAGGAACTCCGTCAGCTCATAGACGGTCAGTGCGGCCGCCGCGCGGGCCAGCGCCTCGTCCCCGGCGGCCCGGGCGATGCGCGGGTAGGCGTCGCGGATGGTGCTCGCGCAGGAGGCCGAGGGGGTCACCACCACCTGCCGGGGATCGTCGAAGAGCCCGGTGAGGCGGCGGGCCAGTGCGGCGGCCTCCCGGTGGTAGCCGGTGGCCCAGTGCATCTGGCCGCAGCAGGTCTGCTCGGCGGTGAAGGACACCCGGCAGCCCAGCCGGGTCAGCAGGGCGGCGACGGCCTCGCCGGTGCGGGGGAACAACGCGTCGTTGAAGCAGGCCACGAAGAGCGCGACGCGCATCAGGTCCCTCCCTCACCCCTGCGTTGTCAGCGGCATCTTAGGAAAGTTTCATGATCACACGAGGAATTCCATCACTCGGCGTGGCGCAACGACTCCGCAGCGCAAAGTGCGGGTATGGCCCGGACCGCCTATGAATGCAGGTGAGTGCCAGATCAACAAATCGTCCCAACGGGCTATATCGCAGTGGTCTGAACCACAGCAAACTGGTGAACGTCCAAAGAGACAGCTCCGTACGTCCACTGTTAGTCGAAGACCGGAGGCACGCCGATGTGCCCGCACCAGCCGCCCTGTCCCTCGCACGATGCACCCAACCGTGACGCCGCGCGCACGGTGGCCCGTCACCCCGAGCAGGGGTGGAGCCTGCTGTGCAACGGCGTGGTGGTGTTCGAGGACACCGGTGAGCTGCTGCCCGACGGGGGAGTCATCGCACCGCACCGGCCGGTCGTCAGGCCGGCTGCGACCTCGGCTTGAAAGCGGGGGAGCCTTGCCTCGCCCGCCGTCTCGGCGGGCGAGGCGCAGATTCGGTCCCCTCGGGGGACTAGTCCATCAGGGTGATCTTCCTCGGGGGCGTCACCACCCGTCCGTGACCACCGCCGATCCGGGCCCGGAGCCGTCTTCATCCCACGGCTTCGGGCCCGGTTCCGCTCCAGCGGCGCAGCCAGGGCTCCACCGCCGCCCCGACCGCGGCCGGGTTCTTGGCCAGCTCGTGCCGCTCCCCCGGCAGCACCGTCACGTGCGTGGCGTCGGCCGGGCCGGGGACGCCGAAGGGGTCGCGTTCTCCGTTGACCACCAGCACCTCGGTGCCAGCGGTGCGCAGCTCTTCTGCCCGGGAGACCTCCGGGCGGCCCGGCGGGTGCAGCGGGAAGGCCAGCGCCACCACGCCGACGGCGCCCGCCTTGCGGGCGGTGCGGCAGGCCACCCGCGCCCCGTTGCTGCGTCCGCCCTGGATCAGCGGACGGTCGCCGATCCGTTCCCGCAGCGCCTCGATGACCTCCAGCCAGGCCTCGTCCTGCCGGGCGGGCGAACCGGGCGCCCGCCGTCCCGCCAGGCGGAACGGCTGCAGGACGCGGGCGACCGCCCCGCCGAGATCGAGCGCGACCCGCCGCACCGCCAGCAGGTCGGGGGCCTGCACTCCCCCGCTGGAGCCGTGGGTGAGCACCAGCCAGAACCGGGGCCGCGCCACCTCGTCCAAGGTGACCTCCGCGGGCCCCTGCGCCGTCGTGATCTGCATGCGCCCACGCTAGCGCCGGCTCCGGCGCCCTCCGGGTGCGGTCAGCGCCCGGGCGGGCCGGAGGCGGGATCGGTGAGGCTGTCGCGCAGCAGGTCGCCCCAGGGGTAGTCGGCGGCCACATCCAGCAGCGCCCGGCGCAGCCGGCGCGCGTCGTCGGCCTGCCCCACCGCCGCCAGCGCGTACATGCGTTCCACGGCCTCGAACGCCTCACCGGCCAGGGCGGGCAGGGCGCCCTCGGCCACGGCCGACTCCACCACCGGCTCCCACCAGCGGGCGCCGCTCTCCTCCCCGCCGGCCGCGAAATCCCGGCGCAGCCTGGCGCGGACCTGCTCGGCCACGCCCGGCTGTGCCAGGCCGTGCGCCCACACCCGCGCGGCCTCCTCGGTGCGGCCGCGCAGCGGCAGGGTGCGCGCCAGCAGCTCGGTGGCCAGCGGCCCGATGTCCGGGTCGGCGGCGGCCTCCGGGTCCTCCAGCACCGCGCCGAACGCCCCGATCGCCTGGTCCAGGTAGGCGATGCCGACGGCGGTGGCCAGGCGGGCGTAGGCGTAAGGGGCCGACTCCCGGTCGATCATGCGCAGCGCCTCGGCCAGCACCCGCTGGGCGCGGGCGGGCTCGCCCCGCTCCAGCAGCCGCCGTCCCAGATCGTGGGCGGCGGCCGGGGCGTACTGCGGGTCGCCGGTGTCGATGGTGCGCTCCCACCACCGCCGGGCCGTCTCGAAGTCGCCGGCCTCGTCGGCGAGCTGGGCCAGCGCCAGCAGCGCCGGGGGCAGGTAGCGGGGGTTGCCGAAGTCCACCACGATCCGCCAGGCCCGGGCGGCCTCCTCCGCCTCACCGGCCCGCTCGTGCAGCAGCGCCAGATGGTAGGCCGCGCGCGGCCCGTACTCGGGGTCGCCGCTGTCGATGGCGATCCAGTCGGCCCGGCGGGCCCCGGCCTCATCCCCCACATCGTCCAGGACGACGGCCAGCCCGAGGGCGGCGCGGGGCCGCACCGGTCCCTCGCCCGTCTCCAGCGCCCGCCGGAACAGGTCGGCGGCCTCGGCGGGCCGGCCGCCTTCGGCGAGCAGCCGGGCCTGCTCGCACAGCGATGCGGGGTCTGCGGTGGCCTCATCCGGCGTGGTGCTCATGGTGCCTTCGCAGGGTCGGCGGGCGGATCGTGTCCATCCGAGCCTACCGAGCGGCCGGCGGCCCGGGCGGCGAAACGCCGGGCGGAACGCCGGGTTTTCCCGGCGCTCCGCCCGGAGCGTCTCAGTCCTCGAAGGCCTGCGGAGGCGGGCAGGAGCACACCAGGTTGCGGTCGCCGTAGGCCTGGTCGATGCGGCGCACCGGCGGCCAGTACTTGGACTCCCGCAGCGACGGCAGCGGGTAGGCGGCCTCCTCCCGGCTGTAGGGGTGCTTCCAGTCGTCGCCGATCAGGTGCTCGGCGGTGTGCGGGGCGTTCTTGAGCGGGTTGTCGGCGCGGTCGTAGGTGCCGTCGGCCACCCGGTCGATCTCCCGGCGGATCTGGATCATGGCGTCGCAGAAGCGGTCCAGCTCGGCCAGGTTCTCGCTCTCGGTGGGCTCGATCATCAAGGTGCCGGCCACCGGGAAGGCCAGCGTGGGGGCGTGGAAGCCGTAGTCGATCAGCCGCTTGGCCACGTCCTCGGCGGTGATGCCGGTCTCCTTGGTGATCTTGCGGAGGTCGGCGATGCACTCGTGCGCCACCAGCCCGCCGCGGCCGGTGTACAGGATCGGGTAGTAGGGGTCCAGCCGCCGGGCCACGTAGTTGGCGGCCAGGATGGCGCCCTCGGTGGCCTCGCGCAGCCCGTCGGCGCCCATCATCGCGATGTAGGCCCAGGAGATCGGCAGGATGCCCGCCGAGCCCCACGGCGCCGCCGAGATCGGGCCGATCCCGCCGCCTTCAGGGCCGGCCTCCGGGCGCAGCGGGTGGCCGGGCAGGAACGGCACCAGGTGCTCGCGCACGGCCACCGGGCCGACGCCGGGACCGCCGCCGCCGTGCGGGATGCAGAAGGTCTTGTGCAGGTTCAGGTGGGAGACGTCGGAGCCGAACTCCCCGGGCCGGGCCAGCCCCACCAGCGCGTTGAGGTTGGCGCCGTCCACGTACACCTGGCCGCCGGCCTCGTGCACGGCCCGGCAGACCTCGGTGATGGTCTCCTCGAACACCCCGTGGGTGGAGGGGTAGGTCACCATGATCGCGGCCAGGTTCTCCCCGTGCTGGGCGATCTTGGCGTGCAGGTCGTCCATGTCGATGTTGCCGCCGGCGTCGCACTTGACGACCACCACGCGCATGCCCGCCATGGCGGCGCTGGCGGCGTTGGTGCCGTGCGCCGAGGCCGGGATCAGGC contains these protein-coding regions:
- a CDS encoding TetR/AcrR family transcriptional regulator; protein product: MPRVVDHEARRAEIISAVLALVAEEGAEGVTVRRAAAAAGLSTGALAHYFADKDELLAAAFVEVARRVGRRVAAVSAERDPADLLHHAITAVLPLDAERRAEARAWLAFLDRALVRQEVAALQREVYARWRRQYAEILRAGRRAGVFRADLDCEATAAWLIAVADGLTLQLVFDPAALAADAVEKLIASHIDALRPR
- a CDS encoding LutC/YkgG family protein, with the translated sequence MSREQILQRVRRALGKGDGALPQVPRDYHHRLTGQEAAERADVIALFSERIAEQRAAVRHVSADELATAIAAALWARETKRIVVPPDLPYGWLSQLEGVEAVADSGGALATSVLQSADGVVTGCAVAVARTGTVVLDGGRAQGRRALTLVPDYHLCVVHADQIVGTVPEAIARLDPCRPLTWISGPATTFDVELERAPGVHGPRALEILVVED
- a CDS encoding lactate utilization protein B, which codes for MSPLPPAPSKFAVAARQALADTGRRHNLSRAMAALRRRRAAATAEAPDWERLRRAGRAVRDRALLSLDTQLETLEQAVTDAGGTVHWAATGAEAARIVIDLVRAGGQTEVIKAPAPVLGEIGLERALERAGIAAVHTGLGELVLHLAGEDHPAHFLLPAIHRDRAEIHRLLVRRLPGVPEELGTDPAELADAVRAQTRERLLSARIAVIGPAFAVAETGTLVLPEGDGGGRVCLTVPETLICVLGIDQVVPSWRDLEVVLQLLPRAAAGERMSPYVSTWTGVSEHDGPARMHLVLLDNGRTAMLADRVGRSALRCIRCAACLPVCPVYERTGGAAYAAAGGGELSGPIGAVWTPQTRGVDGAAEASLPFASTLCGACGDVCPVEIDIPGVLVHLRGKVVQARRSLPVPPPEMVLMRTLAWAMSDRRRYESTLRRGVRWARLLARDGRIQRLPGLLGKWTEARDLPAPPRDPFRFRWRRR
- a CDS encoding (Fe-S)-binding protein, which produces MRVALFVACFNDALFPRTGEAVAALLTRLGCRVSFTAEQTCCGQMHWATGYHREAAALARRLTGLFDDPRQVVVTPSASCASTIRDAYPRIARAAGDEALARAAAALTVYELTEFLVDVLGTVDVGAYFPHRVAYHPTCHSLRALQLGDRPLRLLRAVRGLELAELPAAEECCGFGGTFAMKNPDVSVAMVADKVRHIRHSAAEVVCAVDNSCLTHIGGALSRLRSGVRTMHLAEILAATEHTS
- a CDS encoding DUF5999 family protein, with product MCPHQPPCPSHDAPNRDAARTVARHPEQGWSLLCNGVVVFEDTGELLPDGGVIAPHRPVVRPAATSA
- a CDS encoding alpha/beta family hydrolase, with protein sequence MQITTAQGPAEVTLDEVARPRFWLVLTHGSSGGVQAPDLLAVRRVALDLGGAVARVLQPFRLAGRRAPGSPARQDEAWLEVIEALRERIGDRPLIQGGRSNGARVACRTARKAGAVGVVALAFPLHPPGRPEVSRAEELRTAGTEVLVVNGERDPFGVPGPADATHVTVLPGERHELAKNPAAVGAAVEPWLRRWSGTGPEAVG
- a CDS encoding tetratricopeptide repeat protein, with protein sequence MSTTPDEATADPASLCEQARLLAEGGRPAEAADLFRRALETGEGPVRPRAALGLAVVLDDVGDEAGARRADWIAIDSGDPEYGPRAAYHLALLHERAGEAEEAARAWRIVVDFGNPRYLPPALLALAQLADEAGDFETARRWWERTIDTGDPQYAPAAAHDLGRRLLERGEPARAQRVLAEALRMIDRESAPYAYARLATAVGIAYLDQAIGAFGAVLEDPEAAADPDIGPLATELLARTLPLRGRTEEAARVWAHGLAQPGVAEQVRARLRRDFAAGGEESGARWWEPVVESAVAEGALPALAGEAFEAVERMYALAAVGQADDARRLRRALLDVAADYPWGDLLRDSLTDPASGPPGR